Proteins from one Xenopus tropicalis strain Nigerian chromosome 1, UCB_Xtro_10.0, whole genome shotgun sequence genomic window:
- the LOC116408398 gene encoding vomeronasal type-2 receptor 26-like gives MENCFKCEDTEWPNQEKTLCIEKQTEFLSYAGDPLTLIFIISSVILFIIAAVILGIFISFRDTPVVRANNHTLSFILLVSIKLSFLSVFLFLGRPVDITCMLRQTSFGITFSIAVSCVLAKTLMVSIAFKATKPGSPWRKWVGVKLANGLVFICSLIQFLISVIWLVIAPPYVEHNTHSEPGKIIIQCNEGSAIGFYIVLSYMGLLASVSFIVAFLARSLPDSFNEAKYITFSML, from the coding sequence ATGGAAAATTGTTTCAAATGTGAAGACACTGAGTGGCCAAATCAGGAGAAGACCCTGTGTATTGAGAAACAAACTGAATTTCTTTCCTATGCTGGTGATCCCCTAACTCTAATCTTTATTATTTCATCTGTAATCCTTTTTATAATAGCAGCAGTTATACtgggaatctttatttcattccgagacaccccagtagtgagagccaataatcacactctgagctttattctccttgtctccatcaagctgagcttcctctctgtgtttctgttcctcggtcgccctgtggatataacctgcatgctccgGCAAACCTCCTTTgggatcaccttctccatagctgtgtcTTGTGTCCTGGCCAAGACTCTCATGGTTTCCATTGCATTCAAAGCCACTAAGCCTGGGAGTCCCTGGAGAAAATGGGTTGGGGTAAAACTGGCAAATGGGCTTGTTTTTATTTGCTCATTAATTCAGTTTCTGATTAGTGTTATCTGGTTGGTCATTGCACCCCCTTATGTGGAGCACAACACACATTCTGAACCTGGAaaaatcatcattcagtgcaatgagggctcagccattggcttctatattgtcctctcctacatgggactgttggcatctgtgagcttcattgtagctttcttggctcggagcttaccggacagttttaatgaggccaagtacatcactttcagcatgctg
- the LOC116408399 gene encoding vomeronasal type-2 receptor 1-like: MGEKVDMGPSIDLYKQIRTFLFAIDEINRNPDLLPNITLGYRVYDSCGDPRLAIGSALQILSGPGNVVPNYSCRGKGEIAGFIGDQSSLTSLPIAQLLGVYGYSQISYGATDPTLSDREMFPYYFSTGLSDDIQHIAVAELVEQLGWTWVIIVAPDNDSGEKQSRNLQNEISKHGACVDIIIFITEDADTNKRNFERIRISTAEVIVLCGTPSDSGVFTTY; the protein is encoded by the exons ATGGGGGAGAAGGTGGATATGGg GCCTTCTATAGACCTGTATAAGCAAATCCGTACCTTCCTTTTTGCTATTGATGAGATTAACAGGAACCCGGATCTGTTACCCAACATCACCCTGGGATACCGTgtatatgattcctgtggggatCCCCGTCTCGCTATAGGGAGTGCCCTGCAGATAttatctggccctgggaatgtggtgcctaattactcctgtaggggcaaaggggaaattgctggatttattggagATCAGTCCTCACTCAcatccctgcctatagcccagCTGCTGGGTGTATATGGATACTCACAG ATCAGCTATGGCGCCACAGACCCTACACTGAGTGACAGAGAGATGTTCCCATACTATTTTAGTACAGGGCTGAGTGATGATATTCAGCACATTGCTGTGGCAGAGCTGGTGGAACAGTTGGGTTGGACCTGGGTGATCATTGTGGCCCCCGATAATGACAGCGGAGAGAAGCAGAGTCGGAACCTTCAAAATGAGATCAGCAAACATGGCGCCTGTGTTGACATCATTATCTTTATTACAGAAGATGCTGATACAAATAAGAGAAATTTTGAAAGAATACGAATATCAACTGCTGAGGTTATTGTCCTGTGTGGGACACCATCTGATTCA GGTGTATTTACCACCTACTGA